One Roseovarius bejariae genomic region harbors:
- the cobS gene encoding adenosylcobinamide-GDP ribazoletransferase, which produces MKNDQALVKASDFPLALALLTRLPVHVSSFERGAKAAWAYPLVGLVTGGLAGLAGLGGLWMGLAAPLSALISMAILTITTGAMHEDGLADTADGLWGGWDRARRLEIMKDSYIGTYGVLALFLSFSGRWAAIWMVFEASPATALTALLAAPMLSRATMPALMAALPHARDHGLSHSTGRPTAATAALGIAITLIPGLFLLGWHLFGAVIWAVLMTLAMGRIARAKIGGQTGDILGAVQQVTEIALLFYLSM; this is translated from the coding sequence ATGAAAAACGACCAAGCCCTTGTAAAGGCGTCGGATTTTCCGCTGGCCCTTGCGCTTCTCACCCGCCTTCCAGTGCATGTCAGCAGTTTCGAGCGCGGGGCCAAGGCCGCTTGGGCCTATCCCCTTGTCGGCCTCGTGACCGGCGGGCTGGCCGGTCTGGCGGGGCTTGGCGGGCTTTGGATGGGACTCGCCGCACCCCTTAGTGCATTGATTTCAATGGCTATTTTAACCATCACGACCGGTGCCATGCACGAGGACGGATTGGCCGACACCGCCGATGGCCTCTGGGGCGGCTGGGACCGCGCCCGCCGCCTTGAGATCATGAAAGACAGTTACATCGGCACCTATGGTGTGCTCGCACTATTCCTTTCGTTTTCAGGGCGTTGGGCGGCGATCTGGATGGTGTTCGAAGCATCCCCGGCCACGGCCCTGACCGCCCTCCTTGCCGCCCCCATGCTCTCGCGCGCAACCATGCCCGCCCTGATGGCCGCCCTGCCCCATGCCCGCGATCACGGACTTTCGCACAGCACCGGGCGCCCGACAGCGGCAACCGCCGCCCTGGGCATCGCTATCACTTTGATTCCAGGCCTTTTTCTTCTGGGTTGGCACCTCTTTGGCGCAGTCATCTGGGCCGTCCTGATGACCCTAGCGATGGGTCGCATCGCCCGTGCCAAGATCGGCGGCCAAACCGGCGACATCCTTGGAGCGGTACAGCAAGTGACTGAAATTGCGCTGCTTTTCTATCTCAGCATGTAA
- the cobT gene encoding nicotinate-nucleotide--dimethylbenzimidazole phosphoribosyltransferase produces the protein MRQDFTTLSEFSEILQGLPGPDDKAVTAAKARDGQLTKPPGALGRLEDLAAWYCGWRGDPQPMIDAPQVIIFAGNHGVTAQGVSAFPADVTAQMVANFEAGGAAVNQLAKLAGARMDVHALELDTPTADMTEGPAMSEQEVVAALRTGWQAVDSKADLLVVGEMGIGNTTAASAIALALFGGEASDWTGRGTGVEGEALRHKAEVVARAVEANSSCKTDGLEILRCLGGRELAAMAGAMVRARVLRIPLILDGFICTAAAACLEKAQKGALDHAVAGHRSAEGAHDKLLKSLDKDPLLALNMRLGEGSGAGLAINILKGALACHSGMSTFAEAGVSEG, from the coding sequence ATGCGCCAAGACTTTACCACGCTGAGCGAATTTTCCGAGATACTTCAAGGACTTCCGGGGCCGGATGATAAGGCCGTGACGGCGGCGAAGGCGCGGGATGGGCAGTTGACGAAGCCGCCCGGCGCCTTGGGGCGGCTTGAAGACCTGGCGGCGTGGTATTGCGGCTGGCGCGGCGATCCGCAACCGATGATCGACGCTCCGCAGGTCATTATTTTCGCGGGAAATCATGGGGTTACGGCGCAGGGGGTCTCGGCCTTTCCGGCGGATGTGACGGCACAGATGGTCGCCAATTTCGAAGCCGGGGGCGCGGCTGTGAACCAGTTGGCGAAACTGGCCGGGGCGCGCATGGATGTGCATGCCCTGGAGTTGGATACGCCCACGGCGGATATGACCGAAGGCCCGGCGATGAGCGAGCAGGAGGTTGTCGCTGCACTCAGAACAGGTTGGCAAGCCGTTGATTCAAAAGCGGATTTATTGGTCGTCGGCGAAATGGGAATCGGCAACACGACGGCGGCCTCGGCGATCGCCCTTGCGCTTTTTGGCGGGGAGGCCAGTGATTGGACCGGGCGTGGGACCGGGGTCGAAGGGGAGGCCCTGCGCCACAAGGCCGAGGTCGTGGCACGTGCTGTCGAGGCGAATTCATCCTGTAAAACCGATGGCTTGGAGATTCTGCGCTGTCTTGGCGGGCGGGAGCTTGCGGCGATGGCCGGGGCCATGGTGCGGGCGCGGGTTTTGCGTATCCCATTGATTTTGGACGGTTTTATCTGCACGGCGGCTGCTGCCTGCCTTGAGAAGGCGCAAAAGGGCGCTTTGGATCATGCCGTTGCGGGACACCGGAGCGCCGAGGGCGCGCATGACAAGCTTTTGAAATCGCTTGATAAAGACCCTCTCTTGGCCTTGAATATGCGGCTTGGCGAAGGCTCGGGCGCGGGCTTGGCGATCAATATCCTCAAGGGGGCCTTGGCCTGTCATTCGGGCATGTCCACCTTTGCCGAGGCAGGCGTTTCCGAGGGCTGA